A stretch of the Pelmatolapia mariae isolate MD_Pm_ZW linkage group LG23, Pm_UMD_F_2, whole genome shotgun sequence genome encodes the following:
- the tle2b gene encoding transducin-like enhancer protein 4 isoform X2, with amino-acid sequence MYPQGRHPVPLQPGQSFKFTVLETLDRIKEEFQFLQAQYHSLKLECEKLASEKTEMQRHYIMYYEMSYGLNIEMHKQAEIVKRLSAICAQIIPFLSQEHQQQVVQAVERAKQVTMAELNAIIGQQLQHLSHHAPGIPLTPHPSGLSLGAGGSGLLALTGALGVSAHLASKDERNHLDPEHLREGAPSRSKSVSSTDSQPNEERQGPSGGYASSQGGAEAKRRRCDDKESLPPHSYDSDGDKSEDNLVVDVSNEEPNSPAGSPPHSPHGNGLDRAPTLRKELPGSSSTGEAPSTPNPRSPTTGKAKDPGQMDKSQSPLSKSGTPSPSHREALTPGAPGAPGAPGPSTSCLRLVSKAATSADPLALRSPMSVPPGSYPAHFGVVSHAGLNGELASPGGFGGALTLSPQISAAASAYSRSPMVAYDSRSHLRAPGLPSALPGSSGGKPAYSFHVSADGQMQPVPFPPDALLGPGIPRHARQIHTLSHGEVVCAVTISTSTRHVYTGGKGCVKVWDISQPGSKNPMAQLDCLNRDNYIRSCKILPDGRTLIVGGEASTLSIWDLATPTPRIKAELTSSAPACYALAISPDNKVCFSCCSDGNIVVWDLHNQTLVRQFQGHTDGASCIDISNDGTKLWTGGLDNTVRCWDLREGRQLQQHDFTSQIFSLGYCPTGEWLAVGMESSNVEVLHVSKPDKYQLHLHESCVLSLKFAYCGKWFVSTGKDNLLNAWRTPYGASIFQSKESSSVLSCDVSPDDKYIVTGSGDKKATVYEVVY; translated from the exons GCGGAGATTGTCAAGCGTCTCAGTGCCATCTGTGCTCAGATCATCCCTTTCCTCTCTCAAGAG CACCAGCAACAGGTGGTCCAAGCTGTGGAGAGGGCCAAGCAGGTCACTATGGCTGAACTCAACGCCATCATCGGG cagcagctccagcaCCTGTCTCACCACGCCCCTGGCATCCCCCTGACGCCACACCCATCAGGGCTGTCCCTGGGTGCAGGGGGCTCAGGACTGCTGGCACTGACGGGGGCTTTGGGGGTCTCAGCCCACCTTGCCTCCAAAGATGAGCGCAACCACCTGGACCCTGAACATCTCAGAG AGGGAGCGCCCAGCAGG AGTAAGTCGGTGTCATCCACAGACAGCCAGCCAAATGAAGAGCGCCAAGGCCCATCAGGAGGTTACGCCTCCTCGCAGGGAGGAGCTGAGGCCAAGAGAAGGCGCTGTGACGACAAAGAGTCTCTCCCGCCACATTCCTAC GACAGCGATGGAGACAAGAGCGAAGACAATCTTGTAGTGGATGTCTCCAATGAG GAGCCTAACTCTCCCGCTGGCAGCCCTCCTCATTCACCCCATGGGAATGGGTTAGACCGGGCCCCCACTCTGAGGAAAGAGCTTCCAGGGTCCTCGAGCACAGGAGAGGCACCGTCCACGCCAAACCCCCGCAGCCCAACCACAGGGAAGGCCAAGGACCCTGGACAG ATGGATAAGTCCCAGTCCCCGTTGTCTAAGTCTGGCACCCCGTCCCCATCCCACCGTGAGGCCCTTACCCCAGGAGCACCAGGGGCCCCAGGGGCTCCTGGTCCCAGCACCTCCTGCCTTCGCCTAGTCAGCAAAGCAGCAACCAGTGCAGATCCCCTTG CTCTCCGCAGTCCCATGTCTGTGCCCCCCGGTTCATACCCGGCTCATTTTGGCGTGGTGTCCCACGCAGGACTGAATGGGGAGCTGGCCAGCCCAGGAGGCTTCGGAGGGGCTCTGACTCTTTCCCCGCAAATCAGCGCCGCGGCCAGCGCGTACTCCAGAAGCCCCATG GTGGCGTATGACTCTCGGTCTCACCTAAGGGCCCCGGGGCTGCCCTCCGCTCTCCCTGGTTCCTCTGGTGGCAAGCC CGCCTATTCGTTCCACGTGAGCGCGGACGGCCAGATGCAGCCGGTGCCCTTTCCTCCCGACGCTCTGCTGGGTCCGGGAATCCCTCGTCACGCCCGTCAGATCCACACCCTGAGCCACGGAGAGGTGGTGTGCGCCGTCACCATCAGCACCTCGACTCGCCACGTCTACACCGGAGGGAAGGGCTGCGTCAAGGTGTGGGACATCAGCCAACCAGGAAGCAAGAATCCCATGGCCCAGCTGGACTGTCTG AACAGGGATAACTACATCCGCTCCTGTAAAATCCTCCCAGACGGACGAACCTTGATTGTTGGAGGAGAGGCCAGCACGTTGTCAATCTGGGATTTGGCCACGCCAACTCCCCGCATCAAGGCGGAGCTGACGTCGTCCGCTCCCGCCTGCTACGCTCTGGCCATCTCCCCTGACAACAAGGTCTGCTTTTCCTGCTGCAGCGACGGCAACATCGTCGTCTGGGACCTTCACAACCAGACGCTCGTCAG GCAGTTCCAGGGCCACACGGACGGAGCGAGCTGCATCGATATCTCCAACGACGGCACCAAGCTGTGGACGGGAGGGCTGGACAACACAGTCCGCTGCTGGGACCTCCGAGAAGGACGCCAGCTGCAGCAACACgatttcacttcacag ATCTTCTCTCTGGGCTACTGTCCGACAGGCGAGTGGTTGGCTGTGGGAATGGAGAGCAGTAACGTGGAAGTCCTCCATGTCTCCAAACCGGACAAATATCAGCTGCACCTCCACGAGAGCTGTGTTCTCTCCCTCAAGTTCGCCTACTGCG GGAAGTGGTTTGTGAGTACAGGAAAAGACAATCTGTTGAATGCATGGAGGACACCTTATGGAGCTAGTATTTTCCAG TCCAAGGAGTCTTCAtcagtgctgagctgtgacgtCTCCCCAGACGACAAGTACATAGTAACTGGCTCTGGGGACAAGAAGGCCACGGTGTACGAGGTGGTGTACTGA
- the tle2b gene encoding transducin-like enhancer protein 4 isoform X1 → MYPQGRHPVPLQPGQSFKFTVLETLDRIKEEFQFLQAQYHSLKLECEKLASEKTEMQRHYIMYYEMSYGLNIEMHKQAEIVKRLSAICAQIIPFLSQEHQQQVVQAVERAKQVTMAELNAIIGQQQLQHLSHHAPGIPLTPHPSGLSLGAGGSGLLALTGALGVSAHLASKDERNHLDPEHLREGAPSRSKSVSSTDSQPNEERQGPSGGYASSQGGAEAKRRRCDDKESLPPHSYDSDGDKSEDNLVVDVSNEEPNSPAGSPPHSPHGNGLDRAPTLRKELPGSSSTGEAPSTPNPRSPTTGKAKDPGQMDKSQSPLSKSGTPSPSHREALTPGAPGAPGAPGPSTSCLRLVSKAATSADPLALRSPMSVPPGSYPAHFGVVSHAGLNGELASPGGFGGALTLSPQISAAASAYSRSPMVAYDSRSHLRAPGLPSALPGSSGGKPAYSFHVSADGQMQPVPFPPDALLGPGIPRHARQIHTLSHGEVVCAVTISTSTRHVYTGGKGCVKVWDISQPGSKNPMAQLDCLNRDNYIRSCKILPDGRTLIVGGEASTLSIWDLATPTPRIKAELTSSAPACYALAISPDNKVCFSCCSDGNIVVWDLHNQTLVRQFQGHTDGASCIDISNDGTKLWTGGLDNTVRCWDLREGRQLQQHDFTSQIFSLGYCPTGEWLAVGMESSNVEVLHVSKPDKYQLHLHESCVLSLKFAYCGKWFVSTGKDNLLNAWRTPYGASIFQSKESSSVLSCDVSPDDKYIVTGSGDKKATVYEVVY, encoded by the exons GCGGAGATTGTCAAGCGTCTCAGTGCCATCTGTGCTCAGATCATCCCTTTCCTCTCTCAAGAG CACCAGCAACAGGTGGTCCAAGCTGTGGAGAGGGCCAAGCAGGTCACTATGGCTGAACTCAACGCCATCATCGGG cagcagcagctccagcaCCTGTCTCACCACGCCCCTGGCATCCCCCTGACGCCACACCCATCAGGGCTGTCCCTGGGTGCAGGGGGCTCAGGACTGCTGGCACTGACGGGGGCTTTGGGGGTCTCAGCCCACCTTGCCTCCAAAGATGAGCGCAACCACCTGGACCCTGAACATCTCAGAG AGGGAGCGCCCAGCAGG AGTAAGTCGGTGTCATCCACAGACAGCCAGCCAAATGAAGAGCGCCAAGGCCCATCAGGAGGTTACGCCTCCTCGCAGGGAGGAGCTGAGGCCAAGAGAAGGCGCTGTGACGACAAAGAGTCTCTCCCGCCACATTCCTAC GACAGCGATGGAGACAAGAGCGAAGACAATCTTGTAGTGGATGTCTCCAATGAG GAGCCTAACTCTCCCGCTGGCAGCCCTCCTCATTCACCCCATGGGAATGGGTTAGACCGGGCCCCCACTCTGAGGAAAGAGCTTCCAGGGTCCTCGAGCACAGGAGAGGCACCGTCCACGCCAAACCCCCGCAGCCCAACCACAGGGAAGGCCAAGGACCCTGGACAG ATGGATAAGTCCCAGTCCCCGTTGTCTAAGTCTGGCACCCCGTCCCCATCCCACCGTGAGGCCCTTACCCCAGGAGCACCAGGGGCCCCAGGGGCTCCTGGTCCCAGCACCTCCTGCCTTCGCCTAGTCAGCAAAGCAGCAACCAGTGCAGATCCCCTTG CTCTCCGCAGTCCCATGTCTGTGCCCCCCGGTTCATACCCGGCTCATTTTGGCGTGGTGTCCCACGCAGGACTGAATGGGGAGCTGGCCAGCCCAGGAGGCTTCGGAGGGGCTCTGACTCTTTCCCCGCAAATCAGCGCCGCGGCCAGCGCGTACTCCAGAAGCCCCATG GTGGCGTATGACTCTCGGTCTCACCTAAGGGCCCCGGGGCTGCCCTCCGCTCTCCCTGGTTCCTCTGGTGGCAAGCC CGCCTATTCGTTCCACGTGAGCGCGGACGGCCAGATGCAGCCGGTGCCCTTTCCTCCCGACGCTCTGCTGGGTCCGGGAATCCCTCGTCACGCCCGTCAGATCCACACCCTGAGCCACGGAGAGGTGGTGTGCGCCGTCACCATCAGCACCTCGACTCGCCACGTCTACACCGGAGGGAAGGGCTGCGTCAAGGTGTGGGACATCAGCCAACCAGGAAGCAAGAATCCCATGGCCCAGCTGGACTGTCTG AACAGGGATAACTACATCCGCTCCTGTAAAATCCTCCCAGACGGACGAACCTTGATTGTTGGAGGAGAGGCCAGCACGTTGTCAATCTGGGATTTGGCCACGCCAACTCCCCGCATCAAGGCGGAGCTGACGTCGTCCGCTCCCGCCTGCTACGCTCTGGCCATCTCCCCTGACAACAAGGTCTGCTTTTCCTGCTGCAGCGACGGCAACATCGTCGTCTGGGACCTTCACAACCAGACGCTCGTCAG GCAGTTCCAGGGCCACACGGACGGAGCGAGCTGCATCGATATCTCCAACGACGGCACCAAGCTGTGGACGGGAGGGCTGGACAACACAGTCCGCTGCTGGGACCTCCGAGAAGGACGCCAGCTGCAGCAACACgatttcacttcacag ATCTTCTCTCTGGGCTACTGTCCGACAGGCGAGTGGTTGGCTGTGGGAATGGAGAGCAGTAACGTGGAAGTCCTCCATGTCTCCAAACCGGACAAATATCAGCTGCACCTCCACGAGAGCTGTGTTCTCTCCCTCAAGTTCGCCTACTGCG GGAAGTGGTTTGTGAGTACAGGAAAAGACAATCTGTTGAATGCATGGAGGACACCTTATGGAGCTAGTATTTTCCAG TCCAAGGAGTCTTCAtcagtgctgagctgtgacgtCTCCCCAGACGACAAGTACATAGTAACTGGCTCTGGGGACAAGAAGGCCACGGTGTACGAGGTGGTGTACTGA